In the genome of Streptomyces collinus, one region contains:
- a CDS encoding MazG-like family protein — protein MNEQSPAPELWSSIDALYEWLDTNRPVEGREGLLLRILKLSEEVGEVSQAVIGVTGQNPRKGVTHTWEDVEAELCDVVITALLALRTLTPEAREVFARHLERVTRRSTAHSAQADVPRQSL, from the coding sequence ATGAACGAACAGTCCCCCGCCCCTGAACTCTGGTCCAGCATCGACGCCTTGTACGAGTGGCTCGACACCAACCGCCCGGTAGAGGGCCGCGAGGGCCTCCTCCTGCGCATCCTGAAACTCTCCGAGGAGGTCGGCGAGGTCTCGCAGGCGGTGATCGGGGTGACGGGGCAGAACCCGCGCAAAGGGGTCACGCACACGTGGGAGGACGTGGAGGCGGAGTTGTGCGACGTCGTCATCACGGCGCTGTTGGCGCTGCGGACCCTGACGCCGGAGGCGCGAGAGGTCTTTGCACGGCACCTGGAGCGGGTGACACGACGGTCCACGGCGCACTCGGCACAGGCGGACGTTCCTCGTCAGTCGCTCTGA
- a CDS encoding D-alanyl-D-alanine carboxypeptidase family protein, translating to MCDSARLSRRTLLALAVAAPASGTRPVLGGDRLARDTVQAGSTTGLPRRLTARSWLVADHDTGQVLAAHRAHRRLPPASTLKMLFADTLLDRLPRGGRHTVTAADLAGIPAGSSLVGIRAGTTYTVDQLWQGVFLRSGNDAVHVLAHMNGGVARTVAEMRAKARELRALDTHVVSPDGFDHPGQVSSAYDLTLFARHGLRDPGFRSYCRTRTADFPAGGGKTFQIQNTDRLLSGTWGLRAYPGLIGVKNGYTSNAGNTFTGAATRGGRTLLVTVMHPADSTNAVYEQAAALLDWGFAQGAAARPVGTLVEPVGEGHGTAPSPTSGSGAGGTVAGGTVARGPSAGRLVEGAGTAVALLAGGAWALRRRRAPVRARGRHRE from the coding sequence ATGTGCGACTCCGCCCGGCTGTCCCGACGTACGCTGCTCGCCCTGGCCGTCGCGGCCCCCGCATCAGGGACCCGCCCCGTCCTCGGCGGCGACCGCCTCGCCCGCGACACCGTGCAGGCGGGCAGCACCACCGGACTGCCCCGGCGGCTCACCGCCCGGTCCTGGCTCGTCGCCGATCACGACACCGGCCAGGTGCTGGCCGCCCACCGTGCGCACCGGCGGCTGCCGCCCGCGTCCACGCTGAAGATGCTGTTCGCCGACACGCTGCTCGACCGGTTGCCGCGCGGCGGGCGGCACACCGTCACCGCCGCCGACCTCGCCGGCATCCCGGCGGGCTCCAGCCTCGTCGGCATCCGGGCCGGGACCACGTACACCGTCGACCAGCTCTGGCAGGGCGTCTTCCTGCGCTCGGGGAACGACGCGGTGCACGTCCTGGCCCACATGAACGGCGGGGTGGCGAGGACCGTCGCCGAGATGCGGGCCAAGGCGCGGGAGCTGCGGGCCCTGGACACGCACGTGGTCAGCCCGGACGGCTTCGACCACCCGGGGCAGGTCTCCTCGGCGTACGACCTGACGCTGTTCGCCCGGCACGGACTGCGCGACCCGGGATTCCGTTCCTACTGCCGGACGCGGACGGCGGACTTCCCGGCCGGGGGCGGGAAGACGTTCCAGATACAGAACACCGACCGGTTGCTGAGCGGTACGTGGGGGCTGCGGGCGTATCCGGGGCTGATCGGTGTGAAGAACGGCTACACCAGCAATGCCGGCAACACCTTCACCGGTGCCGCGACGCGCGGCGGGCGCACCCTGCTCGTCACCGTCATGCACCCCGCCGACAGCACCAACGCCGTCTACGAGCAGGCCGCCGCGCTGCTCGACTGGGGTTTCGCTCAGGGTGCGGCGGCGCGGCCGGTGGGCACGCTGGTGGAGCCGGTGGGTGAGGGACACGGGACGGCGCCGTCACCCACGAGCGGATCCGGTGCCGGCGGTACGGTCGCCGGCGGCACCGTCGCGCGTGGGCCCTCGGCGGGGCGGCTGGTGGAAGGCGCCGGAACCGCGGTCGCGTTGCTCGCGGGCGGCGCCTGGGCGCTGCGCCGACGGCGGGCGCCCGTGCGGGCGCGGGGGCGGCACCGGGAATGA
- a CDS encoding nuclear transport factor 2 family protein, whose amino-acid sequence MTIQTTRLSDPAVRAFVAAVNHHDRESFMALLAPGATMTDDGSDRDLVDWVDREIFSSHGHMEVDNESNGGRSLIARYSNDTWGEMRTRWSFTVDDDGRITRFETGQA is encoded by the coding sequence ATGACGATTCAGACCACGCGCCTGAGCGATCCGGCCGTCCGGGCCTTCGTGGCCGCCGTGAACCACCACGACCGCGAGAGCTTCATGGCGCTCCTCGCGCCGGGCGCGACCATGACGGACGACGGTTCCGACCGGGACCTCGTCGACTGGGTGGACCGGGAGATCTTCTCCTCGCACGGTCACATGGAGGTCGACAACGAGTCCAACGGCGGCCGTTCCCTCATCGCCCGCTACAGCAACGACACCTGGGGCGAGATGCGCACCCGGTGGAGCTTCACCGTGGACGACGACGGCAGGATCACGCGCTTCGAGACCGGCCAGGCCTGA
- a CDS encoding DoxX family protein produces MRRNDRRDLGLLLLRLGTGGALAAHGAQKLFGWFGGHGIEGTGQFMESVGYVPGKASATAAGLAETGGGTLLALGLATPAAGAAAAGAMAGAAAVHAPNGFFNQGGGYEYAATLGLTAAGLAITGPGRLSVDHLLGHAVNRGWMIPAAFAATAAGTAVVVGSRARRLRKAKEGEQEALFEEEYME; encoded by the coding sequence GTGAGGCGTAACGACCGACGTGATCTGGGCCTGCTGCTGCTCCGGCTGGGGACGGGCGGTGCTCTGGCGGCCCACGGCGCGCAGAAGCTGTTCGGATGGTTCGGCGGGCACGGCATCGAGGGGACCGGCCAGTTCATGGAGTCCGTCGGCTACGTCCCCGGCAAGGCGAGCGCGACGGCGGCGGGCCTCGCGGAGACCGGCGGCGGCACGCTGCTGGCCCTGGGCCTGGCCACCCCGGCCGCGGGCGCGGCGGCGGCCGGCGCGATGGCGGGGGCGGCGGCGGTGCACGCCCCGAACGGCTTCTTCAACCAGGGCGGCGGCTACGAGTACGCGGCGACGCTGGGCCTCACGGCAGCGGGCCTGGCCATCACGGGCCCGGGCCGCCTCTCCGTCGACCACCTGCTCGGCCACGCGGTGAACCGCGGCTGGATGATTCCCGCGGCCTTCGCGGCGACGGCGGCGGGCACGGCGGTGGTGGTGGGCTCCCGGGCGAGGCGCCTGCGGAAGGCGAAGGAGGGCGAGCAGGAGGCGTTGTTCGAGGAGGAGTACATGGAGTAG